In a genomic window of Kluyveromyces marxianus DMKU3-1042 DNA, complete genome, chromosome 7:
- the FMP27 gene encoding Fmp27p produces MYERAWKAVSESPAVFPPLWKVLGVVLLAWTVLNVICYSTVGCLVAGFNPWALRFSGIHVRGKLKIKSIRYNIWKHRIVVDTAEWTGDLDLDSVGKKNEDTKSRGVSVPKKLIKWLPFIAKKLDRLKIVLDGTKVGDVYVSLAVIKLVSDGSKISLEMNVQRAMIKHKCVLGSAGFKADALIDTTRPFPFKEIFIDVEARETYVSAQSVLLAMHERKYGKLDNNDPVGAIEKHQADKQAKQTSETDFTDINKFLEVLNEKVEKFYTVSSSFEKISLVLESPLFSNIPLKPSLSLIKSTQALQLQISATSIAICISRSSFTDPGTKLLFGSEERPLKFSTYVVALKISLLTKKGILKEQSLPRTEELRICEIPNISLYGDTNLFCQDCIVREDTKLFSNTVLKLVGHVTSPVLDLDIQTLSLLVSVQRNLKVLSELLSQDPIEKPLDLKEIYQEIAKRGQFIEYFQNYLPHTELKINIDDPVYIISNGVDSLVQKLSAIKITVQSNRVYQQAEKKLFYSLDTQMDLIEWTGHHQNEDHSLKQDMFSSSNICLSFSTRILPSLLLSASLQFDNFHMDLTNLKTLVVINDTMRQRNMKLSYVEDTYFKEIFQNLESRLMARIEHFKKHTSNGESVNVNDLIFEDLPPFFESITVQIKNLVAIVGSRSVFIERNDYMNPNFETAHDFVSGEMRKISYSLADMKAIFARVNDSMNTDSNSSSMLEKLDTFASDDKGLGRAVNEEKGRDSGPWSLDFSISDLSVELFSETLRDSLKLIPKPVLKLPTFKFYVYPDQELKRIKAAIDISSVDLLFSLMTVFLFFSSIYNLKMVFGNDVYPSASECIVSKHMDTLKELKKRRLVSFSKADLVKMLDFNFNLAKSSTIILLPNGLRTKLELIDTSVIFTDGCIISASGHYTRLMVESPILKNTWMRMITIVNYKIDSDLSLIKDKSENVGITLSNESWQWTIPHKFEMYKLFDNISTVYKSIKQMNYSLKTESNKSVIYPKITHPSAIPKIKLKSSRWIFSVEDDPFESELNIILQLGLREQKERLEKYDIFRKRVENEFRKKDAKVLRKASTFMSDTKSNGNKIFKSRSNSSFHLLGLEPADLQRADGLADRLKEEYDTLARNISKSWIVRVKKHKNIIKDHFTENFEFLWGTVDVTKLPKNFNSNVLEFTSNPSLMNLILEGIDIELSEPSFGINNIPDFIHDVGKGVPKDTEYSIMIPLKLDAKFTEIRCHLKDYPLPALYFPKNTANPVQPSTNLICDLLITEDMIHSEKELRTIYVPLVPSAHLEDSTSLYALLVPRTITSIKVFTDLKLENTSTENTRIVWGSSYGGAIQQTMDCFDNFSKPPIDPSPAVGFWDKIRNMFHARLHVSIPNSAFEVALKGDKNPHKIGGMSAGYALIFKDNVNICFNKDDNPKKFVTINASELSFSVPNFFAKPIPAWNMPSEKALFFPVEEFSNLQANASFYYLLDSARMPKSDKMLHIMRKAYIEKTAIKLTGGMEFNVGIMFERYSDRIKKRTFDLKPHYDFRLCNPIYVDQPSKHDSYAGFRSDFIHLSFELISKGENAYNCMQLTPNAFKIFFKWWGSFSGNLPVRKGPLFTHQRISPKFGTHLYTISYRADVFPLFICHMVPNLDPRTLIDPTLKVEVFGLKAKMSEFSMDLHQRKEVFHEYKEHLNVTKKITSLKFHSADVTTTDIDIRTVFAKFMRPEYAKKNTPNLNIFDNDQSWFDIYDYSEFNYANFETSVPSVVMSPLLFSPMFAYKKHAPYGNKYQVDVETFEPIEPFDNFNYHNCNLKRYVVIPDRLVNERIKIFAKEKNELDAEIRLSRPTNSKLLERLKMVNRTLEQLELMKSDIKYLNNEYNRADCEHSKAVIDRSELNLPIWKLMRTSQDSDKSYANKFIVVSMLLKWNEEVRNVFLKYIHRLTLISDMNNVTKLKTLQTLDSLIEKNRLSVSTIPEEAEINTEKKESANEYIFKNIFRTDKDPEQILLSFQDDIKLLGGDFDYSTFEKYHVQLIAPQIQLTTATDPDACVLVTAPTIKLNSLYFDSNITDNEYQQNLFMNRAGIQLIQSNVFVFHKMNQESYNHLLFDKFLYGSTNETSWRPWLGLELCFNPENLKDDMLISNFTSVFTYDQVLPFANIPDKLKHSDVLKNRIICDLPRIVIESNSARYLSLFNLVTSLLLYVEPESAKMKNDIKKLILSFEFEDVTKVKEAIMVLEKQIDILDEIEYEYSFKKYLLDDAEKSDLNTIRHNKMDTAIKMLLMMKVITSASPEQESNEEMLYIIIKAKEVILHMLDDDRHNFLDVAVADATFQRMETPSGYNFNKLNIEMAQVINLSHDALFHDLLSPVQKNVNRDQKPLLELKWEKDKAVGGIQVVKNVVTNLRDLKINVEESTVEKIIAWVSPSSVSTLMDGINQQEVADGDLDESASSGSASRLSVKSVRPSNVKAQSIDRVRRVTPSEMVSPMEEVIGNDAEMDEMIQRSKENMIIENITINPFLMVISYQGSGVSSLINVTDFNLYFPTIRFANETMTVLDLMMHLKKVLIKSLLRHTGSFIGNKLKKHGSVKKLRTAARSPLKQLNYYKHYTTVDELKDTSSSSTVRDDKDI; encoded by the coding sequence ATGTATGAAAGGGCGTGGAAGGCTGTGTCGGAGAGTCCTGCTGTTTTCCCGCCGTTATGGAAAGTGTTAGGCGTTGTTCTTTTGGCATGGACGGTTTTGAACGTTATTTGCTACAGCACGGTAGGGTGTCTTGTGGCTGGGTTCAATCCATGGGCATTGAGGTTTTCCGGGATACATGTGAGGGGCAAGTTGAAGATCAAGTCGATACGGTACAACATATGGAAACATCGCATAGTGGTGGATACAGCGGAGTGGACCGGggatttggatttggacAGTGtggggaagaagaacgaagATACGAAATCTAGAGGGGTAAGCGTTCCGAAAAAGTTGATCAAGTGGCTTCCGTTTATTGCGAAGAAGCTTGATAGGCTCAAGATCGTGCTTGATGGCACGAAGGTGGGGGACGTTTACGTGAGTTTGGCTGTTATTAAGTTGGTTTCGGACGGATCGAAGATAAGCTTGGAAATGAACGTGCAGCGGGCAATGATCAAGCACAAGTGTGTGCTTGGAAGTGCTGGTTTTAAGGCCGACGCGCTGATTGATACGACGAGGCCATTCCCCTTCAAGGAGATTTTTATCGACGTAGAAGCTCGCGAAACTTACGTTTCTGCACAGTCGGTGCTTCTAGCGATGCACGAGCGCAAATACGGAAAACTAGACAACAACGACCCAGTGGGAGCTATAGAAAAACATCAGGCAGACAAACAAGCGAAACAAACTTCTGAAACTGACTTTACGGATATTAACAAGTTTCTGGAAGTGCTCAATGAGaaagttgaaaagttcTATACAGTATCATCCTCATTCGAAAAAATCAGCTTGGTGCTGGAGTCCCCATTGTTCTCAAATATCCCATTAAAACCTAGTTTATCTTTGATTAAAAGCACGCAAGCTCTTCAATTGCAAATATCAGCCACGAGTATCGCGATTTgtatttcaagaagttcattTACCGATCCAGGCACGAAGTTGTTGTTCGGTAGCGAGGAACGCCCACTTAAATTTTCAACATACGTAGTGGCTCTTAAGATCAGTCTTCTCACCAAAAAGGGCATTTTAAAGGAGCAGAGTTTACCTAGAACAGAGGAACTAAGAATTTGCGAGATCCCAAACATATCCTTGTATGGGGACACAAATCTCTTTTGCCAAGATTGTATCGTTCGGGAAGATACCAAGTTGTTCTCTAACACTGTCCTTAAACTAGTCGGCCATGTTACATCTCCAGTGCTAGATCTTGATATTCAAACGCTCTCATTGCTAGTGTCAGTGCAAAGGAATCTAAAAGTACTTTCAGAACTGTTATCTCAGGACCCGATTGAAAAACCGCTAGATTTAAAGGAAATATATCAAGAGATCGCCAAAAGAGGGCAATTTATCGAATACTTCCAAAACTACCTCCCTCATACGGAATTAAAGATTAACATTGACGACCCCgtatatattatatcaaATGGAGTAGACTCATTGGTTCAAAAACTCTCTGCAATAAAGATAACAGTTCAATCAAACCGTGTTTATCAACAGGCAGAGAAAAAGCTCTTTTATTCATTAGACACCCAAATGGATTTAATAGAATGGACTGGACATCACCAGAACGAAGACCACTCCTTGAAGCAGGATATGTTTAGTTCAAGCAACATCTGTCTCTCCTTTAGTACCAGGATTTTACCATCTCTTTTACTTTCTGCCTCTCTACAATTCGACAACTTTCATATGGACCTAacaaatttgaaaactCTAGTAGTTATCAATGATACAATGCGCCAGCGGAACATGAAATTAAGTTATGTGGAGGACACATATTTCAAGGAGATATTCCAGAACTTAGAGTCCAGATTGATGGCTAGAATTGAACACTTCAAGAAACATACCTCAAATGGCGAATCAGTGAACGTCAATGATCTTATTTTCGAGGATTTACCACCATTTTTTGAAAGCATTACGGTGCAAATTAAGAATTTAGTTGCAATTGTAGGCTCAAGATCTGTATTTATCGAGAGAAATGATTATATGAACCCAAACTTTGAAACAGCACATGATTTTGTTTCAGGTGAGATGAGAAAAATATCGTACTCTTTGGCAGATATGAAAGCAATTTTTGCGAGAGTCAATGACTCTATGAATACCGActccaattcttcatctaTGCTGGAAAAACTCGACACATTTGCATCAGATGACAAAGGCCTAGGAAGAGCTGTCaacgaagaaaaaggcAGAGATTCTGGCCCATGGTCTTTAGATTTCAGTATATCAGATCTGAGCGTAGAATTATTCTCAGAAACTTTACGCGACAGCCTCAAATTAATCCCCAAACCCGTACTCAAATTACCAACGTTTAAGTTTTATGTTTACCCAGATCAAGAACTCAAACGTATCAAGGCTGCAATAGATATATCAAGTGTCGAtttactcttttctttgatgaccgttttcctcttcttctcatctATATACAACTTAAAGATGGTTTTTGGAAATGATGTATATCCATCGGCTTCTGAATGTATTGTATCGAAACACATGGACACACTCAAAgaactgaagaagagaagactAGTGTCTTTTAGTAAAGCGGATTTGGTTAAAATGCTAGACTTTAACTTTAATTTAGCAAAATCTAGTACTATCATACTTTTACCCAATGGCTTGCGCACCAAACTTGAGTTAATTGATACGTCTGTAATTTTCACTGATGGTTGTATCATCAGTGCGTCAGGACATTACACTAGGTTGATGGTAGAATCACCTATCTTAAAAAACACTTGGATGAGAATGATAACCATAGTAAATTACAAGATAGATTCCgatctttctttaattAAGGACAAATCCGAAAATGTGGGAATTACGCTCTCGAACGAATCATGGCAATGGACTATACCGCACAAATTTGAAATGTATAAATTATTTGACAATATCAGCACAGTTTACAAGAGTATCAAACAAATGAACTATTCATTGAAGACAgaatccaacaaatctGTTATATATCCTAAGATCACTCACCCTTCAGCCATTCCAAAGATCAAACTTAAATCTTCAAGATGGATATTTagtgttgaagatgatCCATTCGAATCCGAATTAAACATAATATTACAATTAGGATTAAGGgaacagaaagaaagattggAGAAATACGACATATTCCGTAAGAGAGTTGAGAATGAATTTAGGAAAAAAGATGCTAAAGTTTTGCGGAAAGCTAGTACGTTTATGAGTGACACAAAATCAAACGGcaataaaatattcaaatcaCGGTCAAACTCCTCTTTCCACCTTCTTGGTCTAGAACCCGCCGATCTGCAAAGAGCAGATGGGCTAGCAGATAGGCTAAAGGAAGAATATGACACATTGGCTAGGAATATCTCAAAATCATGGATTGTTAGAGTGAAAAAGCATAAGAATATAATAAAAGACCATTTTACAGAGAACTTTGAGTTCTTATGGGGTACTGTTGATGTCACAAAACTTCCAAAGAATTTTAATAGCAATGTTCTCGAATTTACTTCTAATCCCTCTCTAATGAATTTAATTCTAGAAGGTATAGATATCGAGTTAAGTGAACCGTCTTTTGGAATAAACAATATTCCAGATTTTATTCATGATGTAGGAAAGGGAGTTCCAAAGGATACGGAATATTCTATTATGATCCCTCTTAAGTTGGATGCTAAATTTACAGAAATTCGCTGTCACTTGAAAGATTACCCACTTCCTGCCTTATACTTCCCAAAAAATACTGCAAACCCTGTTCAGCCTTCGACTAACCTTATTTGCGATCTATTGATAACTGAAGACATGATTCACTCAGAGAAAGAGTTGAGAACGATATATGTTCCTCTAGTACCTTCAGCTCATCTTGAAGACTCCACATCTTTGTACgctcttcttgttccaagAACCATAACTTCTATTAAAGTGTTCACAGACCTGAAACTTGAAAACACATCCACAGAGAACACAAGGATTGTTTGGGGCAGTTCCTATGGAGGAGCAATTCAGCAAACAATGGACTGTTTCGATAATTTCTCAAAACCTCCAATTGATCCTTCTCCCGCTGTTGGTTTCTGGGATAAAATTAGAAACATGTTCCACGCCAGACTTCATGTCAGCATTCCAAATTCAGCATTTGAAGTTGCTTTGAAAGGTGACAAAAATCCACATAAAATTGGTGGAATGTCTGCAGGTTATGCGCTCATATTTAAGGATAACGTGAACATCTGCTTTAACAAAGATGATAATCCAAAGAAGTTTGTTACTATCAATGCATCAGAGCTTTCATTTTCAGTGCCAAACTTTTTTGCGAAACCAATACCAGCATGGAATATGCCTTCAGAGAaagctctttttttccctgTAGAAGaattttcaaatcttcaagCAAATGCTTCCTTTTACTACTTGTTGGACTCTGCTAGGATGCCAAAGAGTGATAAAATGTTACATATAATGAGGAAAGCATATATTGAGAAAACAGCTATCAAACTAACAGGCGGTATGGAATTCAACGTAGGGATAATGTTCGAAAGGTATAGTGatagaataaaaaagagaacCTTCGACCTCAAACCTCACTATGACTTCAGGCTCTGTAATCCTATCTACGTGGATCAACCTTCGAAACACGACTCATACGCTGGATTCAGAAGTGATTTCATTCATTTATCATTTGAATTAATCTCCAAGGGAGAAAATGCCTACAACTGTATGCAGCTGACACCTAATGCTTTTaagatatttttcaaatggTGGGGATCATTTTCTGGCAATCTCCCTGTACGTAAGGGGCCTTTGTTTACTCATCAAAGAATATCACCTAAGTTTGGTACACATCTTTACACCATTTCTTACCGAGCAgatgtttttcctttattcATATGTCATATGGTTCCGAATCTTGATCCAAGGACACTGATAGACCCAACTCTAAAGGTTGAAGTGTTTGGTTTAAAGGCAAAAATGTCAGAATTTTCTATGgatcttcatcaaagaaaagaggtTTTCCATGAATATAAGGAACATCTCAATGTTACAAAAAAGATAACTAGTTTGAAATTTCACTCTGCCGATGTGACAACTACGGACATAGACATACGGACTGTATTCGCGAAATTTATGAGACCTGAATATGCGAAAAAGAATACTCCAAACCTTAACATATTCGACAATGACCAATCATGGTTCGACATATATGACTATTCCGAATTTAATTATGCTAATTTCGAAACGTCAGTTCCATCGGTTGTGATGAGTCCTCTTCTGTTTTCTCCCATGTTTGCATACAAAAAGCATGCTCCATATGGTAACAAGTATCAGGTAGATGTAGAAACCTTTGAGCCTATTGAaccatttgataatttcaACTACCACAATTGTAATCTGAAACGGTATGTTGTAATCCCAGATAGGCTAGTGAATGAGAGAATTAAAATATTCgcaaaagagaaaaatgagTTGGACGCGGAGATTAGATTAAGTAGGCCGACTAACAGCAAACTGTTGGAACGCCTTAAGATGGTAAACAGAACACTAGAACAACtagaattgatgaaaagtgacatcaaatatttgaacaACGAATACAACAGAGCTGATTGTGAACACAGTAAAGCTGTTATTGACAGAAGTGAATTAAACCTTCCTATATGGAAACTCATGAGAACCTCCCAAGATTCGGATAAAAGTTATGCGAATAAATTCATAGTGGTTAGTATGCTCTTGAAATGGAATGAAGAAGTCAGAAATGTGTTTTTGAAATACATCCATAGATTGACTCTTATCTCAGATATGAACAATGTTACCAAGTTAAAAACCTTACAAACTCTTGACAGTcttattgaaaagaaccGACTTTCAGTATCTACAATTCCTGAAGAAGCCGAAATCAAtacagagaagaaagagtcCGCCAATGAATACATATTTAAAAACATTTTCCGTACGGACAAGGATCCCGAACAAATTCTATTATCGTTTCAAGACGACATCAAGTTATTAGGTGGGGATTTTGACTATTCAACGTTTGAGAAATACCATGTTCAGCTAATTGCCCCTCAGATCCAGTTAACCACTGCGACTGACCCTGATGCATGTGTTTTAGTCACAGCTCCAACGATCAAATTGAActctttgtattttgatTCTAATATAACTGACAATGAATATCAACAGAATCTCTTCATGAATAGAGCAGGTATTCAATTAATCCAATCTAATGTATTCGTTTTCCATAAAATGAATCAGGAGTCTTACAATCATCTCCTTTTTGACAAGTTTTTGTATGGTTCAACCAATGAAACTTCTTGGCGACCATGGCTAGGATTAGAGTTATGTTTCAACCCGGAAAACTTAAAGGATGATATGTTGATATCCAACTTTACTAGCGTGTTTACTTATGACCAAGTTTTGCCGTTCGCAAATATTCCAGATAAATTAAAACATTCCGATGTTCTTAAAAATAGGATTATTTGTGACTTACCAAGAATTGTGATTGAATCGAACTCTGCACGCTACCTATCATTATTCAATTTGGTAACtagccttcttctttacgTCGAGCCAGAAAGCgccaaaatgaaaaatgacaTCAAAAAGTTAATATTGAGCTTTGAATTTGAGGATGTGACAAAGGTCAAAGAGGCAATTATGGTTCTTGAGAAACAAATAGACATccttgatgaaattgaatatGAGTATTCATTTAAAAAGTATCTATTAGACGATGCAGAAAAATCTGATCTAAACACTATTCGTCATAATAAAATGGATACTGCTATTAAGATGTTATTAATGATGAAAGTGATAACCTCTGCCTCTCCAGAGCAAGAGTCAAATGAAGAGATGttatatatcatcataaaAGCAAAGGAGGTCATTTTGCATATGCTAGATGATGATCGACATAACTTCCTTGATGTTGCCGTGGCCGACGCAACTTTCCAAAGAATGGAAACACCTTCGGGTTATAACTTTAATAAATTAAACATTGAAATGGCTCAAGTAATTAACTTGTCTCATGATGCGCTTTTCCACGATCTTTTGAGCCCAGTTCAGAAGAATGTAAACCGCGACCAAAAACCGTTGTTAGAGTTGAAATGGGAAAAGGATAAAGCTGTAGGAGGGATTCAGGTGGTTAAGAATGTAGTAACTAACTTGAGAGACCTTAAAATTAATGTTGAGGAATCAACAGTAGAAAAAATTATTGCATGGGTTTCGCCTTCATCAGTGTCTACGCTAATGGATGGCATCAACCAACAAGAGGTTGCAGATGGTGACTTGGACGAATCTGCTAGTAGCGGTTCCGCATCAAGGCTGTCCGTCAAATCAGTCAGACCATCAAATGTGAAGGCTCAATCTATCGATAGGGTTCGTCGTGTAACACCATCTGAGATGGTTTCTCCAATGGAAGAAGTAATTGGAAATGACGCTGAAATGGATGAAATGATTCAAAGATCAAAGGAAAATATGATAATAGAGAACATCACAATAAATCCCTTCTTAATGGTCATCAGTTACCAAGGTTCTGGTGTATCAAGTCTAATCAATGTCACCGACTTTAACCTCTATTTCCCTACCATTAGGTTTGCAAATGAAACCATGACCGTTCTTGATTTGATGATGCATTTGAAAAAGGTTCTAATTAAGTCATTATTAAGACACACAGGTAGCTTCATCGGTAATAAGCTTAAAAAGCATGGATCTGTAAAAAAATTGAGGACTGCTGCACGTTCTCCTCTAAAGCAGTTGAACTATTATAAACATTACACCACTGTTGATGAATTAAAGGAtacatcatcttcaagtaCTGTACGTGATGATAAAGACATTTAG